In Selenomonadales bacterium, one genomic interval encodes:
- a CDS encoding ABC transporter permease subunit, protein MPLSKMLPSRALLRKDWRMTRSLFLVFASFITFASTLTLAYNIVSYRAAEGAWLGGLRASHRLLESSSGFHGAAMVLFAIMMGVVSMGLERDKGTLSVLLGMPYSRRDILSSKAVVSLLQISLPFIANALLMTLLLRTNQGVNFPFGVGAIWSWAVHSVLVLTFVLCVTLLASTVSGKMLGAAFLALVILFFPFGMYALVHVNATQWQTTGLISHGQGLFWHFSDLFSDAANYLTVPLWLIDFPAVVAVNSIVHVDMNVIELVFANSVWSFVVVHPYVLYLLLAGLCLGLYTWAQKWFAGTELNMMMNCWRCPACVGSLA, encoded by the coding sequence ATGCCTTTAAGTAAGATGTTGCCCAGTAGAGCTTTGCTCCGGAAAGACTGGCGGATGACTCGGTCGCTATTTCTGGTATTCGCTTCTTTCATTACGTTTGCCAGTACGTTGACGCTTGCCTATAACATTGTGAGCTACCGGGCGGCGGAAGGAGCTTGGCTTGGTGGCCTTCGCGCGTCCCACAGGCTGTTAGAGAGTAGTTCGGGCTTTCACGGCGCGGCAATGGTTCTATTTGCGATAATGATGGGCGTCGTCTCGATGGGTCTCGAGCGGGATAAAGGGACATTGTCTGTGCTCCTTGGCATGCCCTATTCGAGGCGCGACATTCTCAGTAGCAAAGCAGTGGTGTCTCTGCTTCAGATTAGCCTGCCCTTCATCGCTAATGCCCTACTTATGACGCTTCTCTTGAGGACCAATCAGGGGGTTAACTTCCCCTTTGGCGTGGGCGCAATCTGGAGCTGGGCTGTGCATTCGGTGTTGGTATTGACTTTCGTGCTGTGTGTCACTCTGCTTGCTTCAACCGTGAGCGGCAAGATGCTAGGCGCAGCTTTCTTGGCGCTCGTTATTCTCTTTTTCCCCTTTGGTATGTATGCATTAGTGCATGTGAACGCCACGCAGTGGCAGACGACAGGCCTCATATCGCATGGGCAAGGGCTGTTTTGGCACTTCAGTGACTTGTTCAGCGACGCAGCGAACTATCTCACCGTACCCCTTTGGCTGATAGACTTTCCTGCTGTTGTCGCCGTCAACTCCATCGTCCATGTGGACATGAATGTCATTGAGTTGGTTTTCGCCAACAGCGTGTGGAGTTTCGTGGTTGTCCACCCCTACGTTTTGTACTTGCTCCTAGCGGGACTCTGCCTTGGCTTATACACTTGGGCGCAGAAGTGGTTTGCGGGCACAGAACTGAACATGATGATGAACTGCTGGCGCTGCCCCGCTTGCGTGGGCTCATTAGCGTAG